The following are from one region of the Coffea eugenioides isolate CCC68of chromosome 2, Ceug_1.0, whole genome shotgun sequence genome:
- the LOC113762289 gene encoding LOW QUALITY PROTEIN: beta-glucosidase 12-like (The sequence of the model RefSeq protein was modified relative to this genomic sequence to represent the inferred CDS: inserted 1 base in 1 codon): protein MAMQVTFVVALLLLPLHLLNARTVITSFNRSSFPDDFVFGASSAAYQYEGAAFEGGKGPSIWDTFTHKYPGKILNGSNGDVAEDFYHRYKDDVKLMKFIGLDAFRFSISXPRILPRGKLSGGVNKEGVAFYNNLINELISNGIKPFVTIFHWDVPQALEDEYHSFLSPLIVDDYLDFVELCFKEFGDRVKHWITMNEPYIFINGGYDGGTLAPGRCSAWLNNDCPAGNSATEPYIVGHRMLLCHAAAVKLYREKYQASQKGEIGITLVSHWMEPYSRSKLDILAKQRALDFMYGWFIHPLIYGDYPASMHKLVKNRLPKFTPEQSKIIKGSFDFLGVNYYTAKYAINIASQNNINVSSSTDPLVNLTSERNGKFLGDPTGVSAFYAYPKGLRDLLEYTKKNYNNPTIYITENGIGDANNSTRIKSIKDFQRVDFYHRHLLAVQEAMKLGVNVKGFFAWSFLDTLEWNSGYTLRFGICYVDYKDGLKRYPKSSALWFKKFLRK, encoded by the exons ATGGCAATGCAAGTCACTTTTGTGGTTGCCCTTCTTCTACTCCCCCTTCATCTCCTAAATGCAAGAACTGTCATAACTTCATTCAATCGAAGCAGCTTTCCTGATGATTTTGTATTTGGAGCTTCCTCAGCTGCCTATCAA TATGAAGGTGCAGCATTTGAAGGTGGGAAAGGTCCAAGTATCTGGGATACATTTACCCATAAATATCCAG GGAAAATCTTGAATGGAAGTAATGGTGATGTAGCCGAAGACTTTTATCATCGATACAAg GATGATGTCAAATTGATGAAGTTTATTGGACTGGATGCTTTCAGATTTTCCATCT TGCCCAGAATATTGCCTC GCGGGAAGCTAAGTGGAGGTGTTAACAAGGAAGGCGTAGCTTTCTACAACAATCTCATCAATGAGCTCATATCAAATG GTATAAAGCCCTTCGTGACAATCTTCCATTGGGACGTTCCCCAAGCACTTGAAGACGAGTACCACAGCTTTTTAAGCCCTCTCATTGT GGATGACTACTTAGATTTTGTAGAGCTGTGTTTCAAGGAATTTGGTGATCGAGTGAAGCATTGGATTACCATGAACGAGCCATATATTTTCATTAATGGAGGTTATGATGGGGGAACTCTGGCTCCCGGTCGCTGCTCTGCTTGGCTAAACAACGATTGCCCAGCAGGAAATTCAGCAACTGAGCCTTATATAGTCGGACACCGAATGCTTCTTTGTCATGCAGCAGCTGTAAAATTATACAGAGAAAAATACCAG GCAAGTCAAAAAGGAGAGATAGGGATTACATTGGTGTCTCACTGGATGGAACCGTACTCTAGAAGCAAGCTTGACATTCTTGCAAAACAAAGAGCTCTTGATTTTATGTATGGATG GTTTATACATCCATTGATATATGGAGATTATCCTGCAAGCATGCATAAACTTGTTAAGAATCGTTTGCCCAAATTTACCCCGGAGCAATCTAAGATAATCAAGGGTTCTTTCGACTTTCTTGGAGTGAATTATTATACAGCAAAATATGCAATTAATATTGCCTCTCAGAATAATATCAACGTTAGCAGCTCTACAGATCCTCTAGTCAACCTCACTT CGGAAAGGAATGGAAAGTTCCTAGGTGATCCG ACTGGAGTCAGTGCCTTCTATGCCTATCCAAAGGGACTTCGAGATCTTCTTGAATACACCAAGAAAAACTACAATAATCCCACAATTTATATCACGGAGAATG GGATTGGTGATGCAAATAATAGCACACGAATAAAAAGTATCAAGGATTTCCAACGAGTTGATTTCTACCATCGCCATCTTTTGGCTGTTCAAGAAGCCATGAA ATTGGGAGTGAATGTAAAGGGTTTCTTTGCTTGGTCATTTCTTGACACTTTAGAATGGAACTCCGGTTATACCTTGAGGTTCGGTATATGCTACGTGGATTACAAAGATGGACTGAAAAGATATCCCAAAAGCTCTGCTCTTTGGTTCAAGAAATTTCTCCGCAAGTAA